One region of Populus trichocarpa isolate Nisqually-1 chromosome 4, P.trichocarpa_v4.1, whole genome shotgun sequence genomic DNA includes:
- the LOC7470011 gene encoding SUMO-activating enzyme subunit 2 isoform X1: MASLQHSQAIKGAKVLMVGAGGIGCELLKTLALSDFQDIHIIDMDTIEVSNLNRQFLFRQSHVGQSKAKVARDAVLRFRPHINITPYHANAKDSNFNVDFFKQFNVVLNGLDNLDARRHVNRLCLAAEVPLVESGTTGFLGQVTVHVKGKTECYECQPKPAPKTYPVCTITSTPSKFVHCVVWAKDLLFAKLFGDKNQDNDLNVRSNDAARSPEHAGDAFEWSGNEDLEQYGRGIYDHVFGYNIERALSNEETWKNRNKPRPIYCRDVLPDRMTQQNGNVDKTDDLSSASAMASLGLKNPQDIWCLMENTKVFLEALKLFFTNRRKEIGNLSFDKDDQLAVEFVTAAANIRAASFNIPLHSLFEAKGIAGNIVHAVATTNAIVAGLIVIEAIKVLKKDTESYRMTYCLEHPSKKMLLMPVEPFEPNKSCCVCSKTPLSLEINTHRSKLRDFVEKIVKAKLGMNSPLIMHATALLYEVGDDLEENEIANYTANLEKVLSELPPPVIDGTVLTVEDLQQEFTCNIHIKHREEFDEEKEPDGMVLSGWTQAPPEKKDGKTSIGNGASTSKSLPTKLGITEIDNEVKEISDGTVSPGMKRKLSEFSDGSTVDQSSDVDETRNNKKTQKHDDDDDLDLVMLDHWDSNMSEKQRSP, translated from the exons atggCTTCTCTTCAACACTCACAAGCAATAAAG ggTGCGAAAGTGCTTATGGTTGGAGCAGGTGGGATTGGTTGTGAGTTACTTAAGACTCTTGCTCTTTCCGACTTCCAAGATATTCATATA ATTGACATGGACACTATAGAAGTCAGCAACCTCAATAGGCAATTTTTGTTCCGTCAATCACATGTTGGACAGTCTAAAGCAAAG GTTGCTCGCGATGCTGTGTTAAGATTTAGGCCTCACATAAACATTACCCCTTACCATGCAAATGCGAAGGATTCTAACTTCAATGTTGACTTCTTCAAGCAATTTAATGTCGTTCTGAATGGACTAGATAACTTAGATGCAAGGCGACATGTGAACCGCCTTTGCTTGGCTGCTGAAGTTCCTCTGGTTGAAAGTGGAACTACTGGGTTCCTAGGACAG GTTACAGTGCATGTGAAGGGAAAAACAGAGTGCTACGAGTGTCAACCTAAACCTGCCCCAAAGACTTATCCTGTCTGCACAATTACTAGTACTCCATCAAAG tTTGTTCACTGTGTTGTTTGGGCGAAGGACCTGctttttgcaaaattatttgGAGACAAGAATCAGGATAATGATTTAAATGTGCGTTCTAATGATGCTGCTAGGTCACCTGAACACGCAGGTGATGCATTTGAATGGAGTGGAAATGAAGACCTAGAGCAATATGGAAGAGGAATATATGATCATGTTTTTGGCTATAACATTGAACGAGCTTTGTCTAATGAAGAGACATGGAAAAATCGTAATAAGCCAAGGCCCATCTATTGTAGGGATGTCCTGCCTGACAGAATGACCCAACAGAATGGAAATGTTGATAAAACTGATGATCTTTCATCGGCATCAGCCATGGCATCTTTGGGCCTAAAGAATCCACAGGACATATGGTGCCTAATGGAAAATACAAAAGTTTTTCTTGAGGCGTTGAAGCTATTTTTTACTAACAGAAGAAAG GAGATTGGGAACCTGAGTTTTGACAAAGATGATCAGCTAGCAGTGGAATTTGTAACAGCTGCTGCAAATATTCGGGCTGCTTCATTTAACATTCCTTTGCACAGCCTTTTTGAAGCTAAAGGTATTGCTGGCAATATTGTACATGCTGTTGCCACAACAAATGCTATTGTAGCTGGTTTAATTGTCATTGAAGCAATCAAGGTGTTGAAAAAGGATACTGAAAGTTACAG GATGACATATTGTCTAGAACATCCATCTAAAAAGATGCTTCTTATGCCAGTGGAACCTTTTGAACCGAACAAGTCCTGCTGTGTTTGTTCTAAG ACACCACTGTCACTAGAGATCAATACTCATCGCTCAAAGCTGCGGGATTTTGTTGAGAAGATAGTTAAAGCCAAGCTTGGTATGAACTCCCCACTGATTATGCATGCCACAGCCCTTCTTTATGAAGTTGGCGATGATCTTGAAGAAAACGAGATAGCAAATTATACGGCAAACCTTGAAAAG GTACTATCTGAGCTTCCTCCTCCAGTCATTGATGGAACAGTGCTCACAGTAGAGGATCTTCAACAGGAGTTCACATGCAATATCCATATCAAGCATAG AGAAGAATTTGATGAAGAGAAAGAACCTGATGGAATGGTTCTTTCAGGATGGACACAAGCTCCTCCTGAGAAGAAGGATGGCAAAACATCTATTGGAAATGGTGCaagtacatcaaaatcattaccaACAAAACTGGGGATCACCGAGATAGATAATGAGGTCAAAGAAATTTCAGATGGGACTGTGAGTCCAGGAATGAAGAGAAAACTATCAGAGTTTTCTGATGGCAGCACTGTGGATCAGTCAAGTGATGTTGATGAAACTAGGAATAACAAGAAAACCCAAAAGCATGATGATGACGATGACCTTGACCTTGTTATGCTTGATCACTGGGATAGCAACATGAGCGAGAAGCAAAGATCGCCATAG
- the LOC127903889 gene encoding probable receptor-like protein kinase At4g39110 produces MEKNKLKTSKINLVLPSLLSPIMAFLLALLFALLSSPSIVSAGGNAFKPADEFLINCGAKNLASFPDGRIFKTDKEAQGYLQTKQDILVSIPSANVSSPLYLSARIFKEDATYAFTLKSAGWHWVRLHLFPMNNTEFDLRTATFSVNTDKYALLHNFNTNNDTQAVLKEYLINMTDPNFSIHFIPLKNSAAFINAIEVVSAPDILISDQATNLFPVNNFAGLNNFGYEVVYRLNMGGPLITSENDTLWRRWVPDKPYLKHEALAKSASVPTSSIKYGPGISSLIAPATVYASAEQMADSETRIQNFNLTWNFVADATFSYVVRLHFCDIVSKSLNDLYFNVYLNGKMAISGLDLSSIKDELAVSYFKDFVVDASLMSNGLAVEVGPMGDETGTRNAILNGLEVFKMSSKVNSLDGVFGVDGKMLENHKAVVYVGFGLMFGAFVGLGAMLLKWHKRPQDWQKRNSFSSWLLPVHAGDHSFMSSKTSLGSHKTNFYSSTLGLGRFFSLSELQEATKNFDSSEIIGVGGFGNVYIGMIDDSTKVAVKRGNPQSEQGITEFQTEIQMLSKLRHRHLVSLIGYCDENDEMILVYEYMSNGPFRDHLYGKNLPTLSWKQRLEISIGSARGLHYLHTGTAQGIIHRDVKTTNILLDDAFVAKVADFGLSKDAPMGQGYVSTAVKGSFGYLDPEYFRRQQLTDKSDVYSFGVVLLEVLCARPALNPQLPREQVNLAEWAMQWKRKGLLEKIIDPCLVGTINPESLMKFAEAAEKCLAEHGVDRPTMGDVLWNLEYALQLQEAFSKGKAEDESKLSAAVADSPVAVATPKAISTSVTEDNKSPAEVQVIDDHSGTAMFSQFAGLNGR; encoded by the coding sequence atggaaaaaaataaattaaaaacatcaaaaatcaaTCTTGTTCTGCCTTCCTTGTTGTCTCCGATAATGGCTTTCCTCCTTGCTCTCCTCTTTGCCTTGCTTTCTAGCCCCAGCATTGTATCCGCGGGTGGCAATGCCTTCAAGCCAGCTGATGAGTTCCTCATCAACTGTGGAGCCAAGAACCTGGCTTCTTTTCCTGATGGAAGAATCTTCAAGACCGACAAGGAGGCCCAAGGTTACTTACAGACCAAGCAAGATATCTTAGTATCTATTCCGTCCGCCAATGTTTCTTCTCCTCTATATCTGTCAGCGAGGATTTTTAAAGAGGATGCGACTTATGCATTTACATTGAAGAGTGCGGGGTGGCATTGGGTGCGTCTGCATTTATTTCCAATGAATAACACAGAATTCGATCTGCGCACAGCAACCTTCTCTGTCAACACAGATAAGTATGCCCTCCTTCACAACTTCAATACGAATAACGATACTCAAGCTGTATTGAAGGAGTATCTAATTAACATGACCGACCCAAACTTTTCCATCCACTTTATACCTCTGAAGAATTCTGCAGCTTTCATCAATGCCATTGAGGTTGTTTCAGCTCCTGACATTCTGATATCTGATCAAGCCACCAACCTCTTCCCCGTTAACAACTTTGCTGGTTTGAACAACTTTGGGTACGAAGTAGTGTACAGGCTCAACATGGGGGGACCTTTGATCACCTCAGAAAATGACACACTTTGGAGGAGATGGGTACCCGATAAGCCATACCTTAAGCACGAAGCCTTGGCCAAAAGTGCATCTGTCCCTACTTCCTCCATCAAATATGGTCCAGGAATCTCATCACTTATTGCGCCAGCAACGGTCTATGCATCTGCTGAGCAAATGGCTGATTCAGAAACGAGgattcaaaatttcaatttaacatGGAATTTTGTGGCTGATGCAACATTCAGCTACGTTGTTCGGCTGCATTTTTGTGACATTGTGAGCAAATCCCTTAATGATCTCTACTTTAATGTGTATCTTAATGGGAAAATGGCAATTTCTGGATTGGATTTGTCATCCATCAAAGACGAATTGGCAGTATCATATTTCAAAGACTTTGTGGTGGATGCTTCCTTGATGTCCAATGGACTCGCAGTTGAGGTTGGTCCTATGGGTGACGAAACTGGTACGAGAAATGCTATTCTGAATGGCTTGGAGGTCTTCAAAATGAGCAGTAAAGTTAACAGTTTGGATGGAGTGTTTGGGGTTGATGGTAAGATGCTTGAGAATCACAAGGCAGTTGTTTACGTAGGATTCGGGTTGATGTTTGGTGCATTTGTTGGCCTTGGTGCAATGCTGTTGAAGTGGCACAAGAGACCTCAAGATTGGCAAAAGAGGAATAGCTTTTCTTCTTGGTTGCTTCCTGTCCATGCTGGTGACCATAGCTTCATGTCAAGTAAAACCTCACTGGGATCTCACAAGACCAACTTTTACTCATCAACTCTTGGTCTAGGCCGGTTTTTCTCTCTATCAGAGTTGCAGGAGGCTACCAAGAACTTCGATTCAAGCGAAATAATTGGTGTTGGTGGTTTTGGCAATGTCTATATTGGAATGATTGATGATAGTACCAAAGTTGCTGTCAAGAGAGGTAACCCACAATCTGAACAAGGAATCACAGAGTTCCAGACAGAAATTCAGATGTTATCAAAGCTCAGGCATAGGCATTTGGTGTCCTTGATTGGCTATTGTGACGAGAACGACGAAATGATCCTGGTTTATGAATACATGTCCAATGGACCTTTTAGGGACCACCTCTATGGAAAGAATTTGCCCACATTGTCATGGAAGCAAAGGCTGGAGATCTCTATTGGATCTGCTCGCGGACTTCATTACTTGCATACGGGAACTGCACAAGGTATCATTCACCGTGATGTGAAGACCACAAACATTTTGCTCGACGATGCCTTTGTCGCCAAGGTTGCTGATTTTGGGCTGTCCAAAGATGCGCCTATGGGACAGGGTTATGTCAGTACTGCAGTGAAGGGAAGTTTTGGATACTTGGATCCTGAGTACTTCAGGAGGCAGCAACTGACTGATAAATCTGACGTGTACTCATTTGGGGTGGTGCTGCTTGAGGTATTGTGTGCAAGGCCTGCCCTTAACCCTCAACTTCCAAGAGAGCAAGTTAATTTGGCTGAATGGGCAATGCAATGGAAGAGGAAGGGGTTGCTTGAAAAGATCATCGACCCTTGTCTTGTTGGTACCATCAATCCTGAATCATTGATGAAGTTTGCCGAGGCTGCAGAGAAGTGCTTGGCTGAGCATGGTGTTGACAGGCCAACTATGGGAGATGTGCTGTGGAACTTGGAGTATGCTTTGCAGCTCCAAGAAGCTTTCTCTAAAGGAAAAGCTGAAGATGAAAGTAAGTTATCAGCTGCCGTAGCCGACTCCCCTGTTGCTGTAGCTACTCCCAAAGCTATTTCCACCTCTGTCACGGAAGACAACAAAAGCCCTGCTGAAGTTCAGGTCATTGATGATCATTCAGGAACGGCAATGTTTTCTCAATTTGCTGGGCTAAACGGCAGGTAA
- the LOC18097880 gene encoding late embryogenesis abundant protein encodes MAATIRDEQGNPIQLTDEYGNPVQLTDEHGNPVQITGIATTKQPPTLGNVSSDQVPGTGLLSSTAMSEDATKGTDILETGQHGGFAADQGGHKKEEQEEISSTSSSGTSEDDGRGGRKGLKEKIKEKLTCGKH; translated from the exons ATGGCTGCCACAATAAGAGATGAGCAAGGCAATCCAATTCAACTCACAGATGAATATGGCAACCCGGTTCAGTTAACAGATGAACATGGTAACCCTGTACAGATCACTGGCATAGCCACCACCAAACAACCTCCGACGCTTGGCAATGTAAGTAGTGATCAGGTACCTGGTACTGGACTTTTGTCTAGTACTGCCATGAGCGAAGATGCAACGAAGGGCACTGACATTCTTGAGACGGGACAGCATGGTGGGTTTGCTGCTGACCAAGGTGGACATAAGAAAGAGGAGCAGGAAGAGATTTCATCTACTTCAAGCTCTGGCACG TCTGAGGACGATGGGCGAGGAGGGAGAAAAGGGCTGAAGGAGAAAATAAAGGAGAAATTAACTTGCGGGAAGCACTAG
- the LOC7470010 gene encoding 26S proteasome regulatory subunit S10B homolog B, which yields MSSEAEEAARRRTAIADYRKKLLNHKELESRVHAVRENLRAAKKEFAKTEDDLKSLQSVGQIIGEVLRPLDNERLIVKASSGPRYVVGCRSKVDKEKLTAGTRVVLDMTTLTIMRALPREVDPVVYNMLHEDPGNVSYSAVGGLSDQIRELRESIELPLMNPELFLRVGIKPPKGVLLYGPPGTGKTLLARAIASNIDANFLKVVSSAIIDKYIGESARLIREMFGYARDHQPCIIFMDEIDAIGGRRFSEGTSADREIQRTLMELLNQLDGFDQLGKVKMIMATNRPDVLDPALLRPGRLDRKIEIPLPNEQSRMEILKIHAAGIAKHGDIDYEAVVKLAEGFNGADLRNVCTEAGMSAIRAERDYVIHEDFMKAVRKLNEAKKLESSAHYNADFGKD from the exons atgtCGAGCGAAGCAGAGGAAGCGGCACGTCGGCGTACAGCGATCGCCGATTACCGCAAGAAGCTACTGAATCATAAGGAGCTCGAATCCCGAGTCCATGCAG TGAGAGAGAATTTGCGGGCTGCCAAGAAGGAATTTGCCAAAACTGAAGATGATTTGAAGTCCCTTCAGAGTGTTGGACAGATCATTGGCGAAGTTCTCAGGCCTCTCGACAATGAACGCT TGATAGTTAAAGCAAGCAGTGGACCTAGGTATGTGGTTGGTTGTCGTAGTAAAGTGGACAAAGAAAAACTAACAGCTGGAACCCGAGTTGTTCTTGATATGACTACTCTCACAATCATGCGAGCTCTTCCTCGTGAG GTTGATCCAGTTGTATATAACATGCTTCATGAGGATCCTGGTAATGTTAGCTACTCTGCTGTGGGAGGGCTCTCAGATCAGATTCGAGAATTAAGAGAATCTATAGAACTGCCTCTCATGAATCCAGAGCTCTTCTTGAGGGTGGGAATCAAGCCTCCCAAG GGTGTGCTTCTTTATGGACCTCCTGGAACAGGAAAGACATTATTAGCCAGAGCAATAGCTAGCAACATTGATGCCAACTTTTTGAAg GTTGTGTCGAGTGccataattgataaatatattggTGAAAGTGCTAGATTGATTAGAGAGATGTTTGGGTATGCACGGGATCATCAA CCATGTATTatatttatggatgaaattgatgCCATTGGTGGACGCCGTTTCAGTGAGGGAACAAGTGCTGACCGTGAAATCCAAAGAACACTCATGGAGTTGCTTAATCAGCTGGATGGATTTGACCAGCTAGGGAAG GTTAAAATGATTATGGCAACTAACAGACCTGATGTTCTGGACCCTGCACTTCTTCGACCGGGCCGTCTAGACAGGAAGATAGAAATTCCATTGCCAAATGAGCAGTCAAGAATGGAAATCCTCAAAATCCATGCTGCTGGAATTGCCAAACATGGAGATATTGACTATGAAGCAGTTGTAAAGCTTGCTGAG GGTTTTAATGGTGCTGATCTTAGAAATGTTTGTACTGAAGCTGGGATGTCTGCAATCCGTGCAGAACGTGATTATGTCATCCATGAGGATTTCATGAAG GCTGTCAGGAAACTAAATGAGGCTAAGAAGCTTGAATCTAGTGCTCACTACAATGCTGACTTTGGAAAGGATTGA
- the LOC7470008 gene encoding uncharacterized protein LOC7470008, producing MGSACCVAARDKNIVSGPGGEILHRNIRYSPTWSFRWDNRGRVAGEDTSISWFSDGISRNDGSEIKNESTYTSEDGSPTESFQRHTWQKSPTSEGTAAHARTPASDQSLPRNISMDTSLEQVKESTESMAVLNPSPEKISLSVPSTSSLSTSPLPPQSHLHPASPTTSRWLQHSPRHQLTKPVSDVRIPGLRSSKSIPGSEERPPVSSWSHESTQGCHGESSDGWSMHAFSELMATSNRERWSFDNECLGFNHEKTRSSGRSSAFTSVDLQTCGICSKLLTDKSLWGSQKLIATNELSVVAVLICGHTYHAECLEALTPEIDKYDPACPFCTLGEKQAFKLSQKALKTEMDLKARNKKLRSRVVDSDLDGDSAMFDRFKDGGSEGKGPKMGLSSSMKSSLAKPFLRRHFSFASKASRSSTENHSTRKKGFFWTRSLRG from the exons ATGGGGAGTGCTTGCTGTGTTGCTGCgagagataaaaatatagtgaGTGGACCAGGTGGTGAAATCTTGCATAGAAATATTCGGTATTCGCCAACTTGGAGCTTTAGATGGGATAATCGAGGGCGAGTAGCAGGGGAAGATACATCGATAAGTTGGTTTTCTGATGGAATTAGCAGAAATGATGgatcagaaattaaaaatgaatcaaCCTATACATCGGAGGATGGAAGCCCAACGGAGAGCTTCCAGAGACATACGTGGCAGAAGTCCCCAACATCTGAAGGAACCGCAGCTCATGCGAGGACTCCTGCTTCAG ATCAATCCCTCCCAAGGAATATCTCAATGGACACGAGTTTGGAACAG GTGAAGGAGTCAACAGAATCCATGGCGGTTCTGAATCCATCTCCTGAGAAAATCTCTCTGTCAGTGCCCTCTACTTCATCCTTATCAACATCTCCACTTCCCCCCCAAAGTCATTTACATCCTGCCAGCCCAACAACATCAAGGTGGCTACAGCACTCTCCGAGACATCAGCTAACAAAGCCAGTATCTGATGTCCGAATCCCAGGATTGAGGTCATCAAAGAGCATCCCAGGTTCTGAAGAGAGGCCTCCTGTTTCTTCATGGAGCCATGAATCAACTCAGGGATGCCATGGCGAGTCTTCAGATGGCTGGTCTATGCATGCATTTTCTGAGCTCATGGCTACTTCTAATAGAGAAAGGTGGTCTTTTGATAATGAGTGCTTGGGGTTTAATCATGAGAAGACCAGATCCAGTGGTCGAAGCTCAGCTTTTACTTCTGTTGATCTTCAAACATGTGGGATCTGCTCAAAGCTATTGACTGATAAATCTTTGTGGGGCAGCCAGAAGCTCATTGCTACTAATGAGCTCTCTGTTGTCGCAGTTTTAATTTGTGGTCACACTTATCATGCTGAGTGTTTGGAAGCTCTGACTCCTGAAATTGACAAGTATGATCCTGCATGCCCATTTTGTACCTTGGGAGAGAAGCAGGCCTTTAAGCTGTCTCAAAAAGCTTTAAAAACAGAAATGGACTTGAAGGCTAGAAACAAGAAATTGAGGAGCCGAGTGGTAGATAGTGATCTTGATGGTGATTCGGCAATGTTTGATCGCTTTAAAGATGGTGGAAGTGAAGGAAAGGGTCCAAAGATGGGCTTAAGTTCCAGCATGAAAAGTTCCTTGGCAAAGCCTTTCTTGAGGCGGCATTTTTCATTTGCATCCAAAGCGAGTAGATCCTCTACTGAGAATCACTCAACCAGAAAGAAAGGTTTCTTCTGGACAAGATCTCTGAGGGGTTGA
- the LOC7470011 gene encoding SUMO-activating enzyme subunit 2 isoform X2, with the protein MASLQHSQAIKGAKVLMVGAGGIGCELLKTLALSDFQDIHIVTVHVKGKTECYECQPKPAPKTYPVCTITSTPSKFVHCVVWAKDLLFAKLFGDKNQDNDLNVRSNDAARSPEHAGDAFEWSGNEDLEQYGRGIYDHVFGYNIERALSNEETWKNRNKPRPIYCRDVLPDRMTQQNGNVDKTDDLSSASAMASLGLKNPQDIWCLMENTKVFLEALKLFFTNRRKEIGNLSFDKDDQLAVEFVTAAANIRAASFNIPLHSLFEAKGIAGNIVHAVATTNAIVAGLIVIEAIKVLKKDTESYRMTYCLEHPSKKMLLMPVEPFEPNKSCCVCSKTPLSLEINTHRSKLRDFVEKIVKAKLGMNSPLIMHATALLYEVGDDLEENEIANYTANLEKVLSELPPPVIDGTVLTVEDLQQEFTCNIHIKHREEFDEEKEPDGMVLSGWTQAPPEKKDGKTSIGNGASTSKSLPTKLGITEIDNEVKEISDGTVSPGMKRKLSEFSDGSTVDQSSDVDETRNNKKTQKHDDDDDLDLVMLDHWDSNMSEKQRSP; encoded by the exons atggCTTCTCTTCAACACTCACAAGCAATAAAG ggTGCGAAAGTGCTTATGGTTGGAGCAGGTGGGATTGGTTGTGAGTTACTTAAGACTCTTGCTCTTTCCGACTTCCAAGATATTCATATA GTTACAGTGCATGTGAAGGGAAAAACAGAGTGCTACGAGTGTCAACCTAAACCTGCCCCAAAGACTTATCCTGTCTGCACAATTACTAGTACTCCATCAAAG tTTGTTCACTGTGTTGTTTGGGCGAAGGACCTGctttttgcaaaattatttgGAGACAAGAATCAGGATAATGATTTAAATGTGCGTTCTAATGATGCTGCTAGGTCACCTGAACACGCAGGTGATGCATTTGAATGGAGTGGAAATGAAGACCTAGAGCAATATGGAAGAGGAATATATGATCATGTTTTTGGCTATAACATTGAACGAGCTTTGTCTAATGAAGAGACATGGAAAAATCGTAATAAGCCAAGGCCCATCTATTGTAGGGATGTCCTGCCTGACAGAATGACCCAACAGAATGGAAATGTTGATAAAACTGATGATCTTTCATCGGCATCAGCCATGGCATCTTTGGGCCTAAAGAATCCACAGGACATATGGTGCCTAATGGAAAATACAAAAGTTTTTCTTGAGGCGTTGAAGCTATTTTTTACTAACAGAAGAAAG GAGATTGGGAACCTGAGTTTTGACAAAGATGATCAGCTAGCAGTGGAATTTGTAACAGCTGCTGCAAATATTCGGGCTGCTTCATTTAACATTCCTTTGCACAGCCTTTTTGAAGCTAAAGGTATTGCTGGCAATATTGTACATGCTGTTGCCACAACAAATGCTATTGTAGCTGGTTTAATTGTCATTGAAGCAATCAAGGTGTTGAAAAAGGATACTGAAAGTTACAG GATGACATATTGTCTAGAACATCCATCTAAAAAGATGCTTCTTATGCCAGTGGAACCTTTTGAACCGAACAAGTCCTGCTGTGTTTGTTCTAAG ACACCACTGTCACTAGAGATCAATACTCATCGCTCAAAGCTGCGGGATTTTGTTGAGAAGATAGTTAAAGCCAAGCTTGGTATGAACTCCCCACTGATTATGCATGCCACAGCCCTTCTTTATGAAGTTGGCGATGATCTTGAAGAAAACGAGATAGCAAATTATACGGCAAACCTTGAAAAG GTACTATCTGAGCTTCCTCCTCCAGTCATTGATGGAACAGTGCTCACAGTAGAGGATCTTCAACAGGAGTTCACATGCAATATCCATATCAAGCATAG AGAAGAATTTGATGAAGAGAAAGAACCTGATGGAATGGTTCTTTCAGGATGGACACAAGCTCCTCCTGAGAAGAAGGATGGCAAAACATCTATTGGAAATGGTGCaagtacatcaaaatcattaccaACAAAACTGGGGATCACCGAGATAGATAATGAGGTCAAAGAAATTTCAGATGGGACTGTGAGTCCAGGAATGAAGAGAAAACTATCAGAGTTTTCTGATGGCAGCACTGTGGATCAGTCAAGTGATGTTGATGAAACTAGGAATAACAAGAAAACCCAAAAGCATGATGATGACGATGACCTTGACCTTGTTATGCTTGATCACTGGGATAGCAACATGAGCGAGAAGCAAAGATCGCCATAG